Proteins from a single region of Runella sp. SP2:
- the pgi gene encoding glucose-6-phosphate isomerase produces the protein MLQAIPFDQTAAYRKLKTHHKSISKKHLKELFAEDPNRFKKFSLRLGDIVVDYSKNRINGRTLAYLCDLARECQLSDAIEKMFTGDKINATENRAVLHVALRNRSNTPIEVDGKDVMPDVNEVLEKMKGFSEKVRGGEWKGFTGKKITDIVNIGIGGSDLGPVMVTEALKSYGKKGLSVHFVSNVDGTHIAEAVAKLNPETTLFMIASKTFTTQETMANAHSARRWFLETAKDSAHVAKHFVAISTNRTEVEKFGIDPENMFGFWDWVGGRYSLWSAIGLSISCYIGFQNFEQLLSGAHDMDNHFRSARFEKNIPVVLALLGIWYNNFFGADTHVILPYDQYLHRFAAYFQQGDMESNGKYVSRNGEAVDYQTGPIIWGEPGTNGQHAFYQLIHQGTKLIPADFIAPALSHNPIGEHHKMLLSNFFAQTEALMNGKTLDEVVAELSGKSPEEIAKIAPFKVFEGNRPTNSFLVKKITPRVLGSLIAMYEHKIFVQGVIWNIFSFDQWGVELGKQLANKIYPELQNDWPIESHDSSTNGLINQYKRWR, from the coding sequence ATGTTACAAGCCATTCCTTTTGACCAGACGGCTGCCTACCGCAAACTCAAAACTCACCACAAGAGTATCAGCAAGAAACATTTAAAAGAATTGTTTGCCGAAGACCCTAACCGCTTCAAAAAATTCTCGTTGCGCTTGGGTGACATCGTCGTTGACTACTCTAAAAACCGCATCAATGGCCGTACGTTGGCGTATTTGTGCGACTTAGCCCGCGAATGCCAGCTTTCGGACGCGATTGAAAAAATGTTTACGGGCGACAAAATCAACGCCACCGAAAATCGCGCGGTGTTGCACGTAGCCCTGCGTAACCGTTCCAACACGCCTATCGAGGTGGATGGCAAAGATGTCATGCCTGATGTCAACGAGGTGTTGGAAAAAATGAAAGGCTTTTCGGAAAAAGTGCGCGGCGGCGAGTGGAAAGGCTTTACGGGTAAGAAAATCACTGACATTGTAAATATTGGTATCGGAGGCTCTGACCTCGGCCCCGTCATGGTGACCGAAGCGCTCAAGTCGTACGGTAAAAAAGGGTTGAGCGTACATTTTGTGTCGAACGTGGACGGTACGCACATTGCTGAAGCAGTCGCAAAACTCAATCCTGAAACAACGTTGTTTATGATTGCTTCCAAAACGTTTACAACCCAAGAAACGATGGCCAACGCCCACTCGGCACGTCGTTGGTTTTTGGAAACTGCGAAAGACAGCGCCCACGTCGCCAAGCACTTCGTAGCCATTTCAACCAACCGTACTGAAGTAGAAAAATTCGGCATTGACCCCGAAAATATGTTTGGTTTTTGGGATTGGGTAGGTGGACGCTACTCGTTGTGGTCGGCCATCGGCTTGTCGATTTCCTGCTACATTGGCTTCCAAAACTTTGAGCAGCTCCTTTCAGGGGCGCACGACATGGATAATCACTTCCGTTCGGCGCGCTTTGAGAAAAATATACCTGTTGTCTTGGCCCTGTTGGGGATTTGGTACAACAACTTTTTCGGCGCAGACACGCACGTTATTTTACCGTATGACCAATACTTACACCGTTTTGCTGCTTATTTCCAACAAGGAGACATGGAGTCGAACGGAAAATACGTAAGCCGCAACGGCGAGGCAGTTGACTACCAAACGGGCCCTATTATTTGGGGAGAACCTGGCACCAACGGACAACACGCATTTTATCAGTTGATTCACCAAGGAACCAAGCTGATTCCTGCTGATTTTATTGCACCAGCGTTGAGCCACAATCCAATCGGCGAACACCATAAAATGTTGTTATCGAATTTCTTTGCCCAAACAGAGGCGTTAATGAACGGTAAAACGTTGGACGAAGTGGTGGCAGAATTGAGCGGAAAATCGCCAGAAGAAATTGCCAAAATTGCTCCGTTCAAAGTGTTTGAAGGAAACCGCCCGACCAACTCTTTCTTGGTAAAGAAAATTACGCCACGCGTATTGGGAAGCTTGATTGCGATGTACGAGCACAAAATCTTCGTTCAAGGGGTCATCTGGAACATTTTCAGTTTCGACCAATGGGGCGTAGAGTTGGGTAAGCAACTCGCCAACAAGATTTACCCAGAACTTCAAAACGACTGGCCTATCGAGTCGCACGATAGCAGTACCAATGGCTTGATTAACCAATATAAGCGTTGGAGATAA
- a CDS encoding helix-turn-helix transcriptional regulator: protein MTIVVNLDVMMAKRKMSLNELAQQVGVTNVNLSILKTGKAKGVRFDTLAAICKALDCQPGDILEYVP from the coding sequence ATGACGATTGTAGTAAATCTGGATGTGATGATGGCCAAACGAAAAATGTCACTCAATGAATTGGCCCAACAGGTAGGGGTGACGAACGTCAACTTGTCAATTTTGAAAACAGGGAAGGCAAAAGGTGTTCGGTTTGACACGCTGGCAGCTATCTGCAAAGCCCTTGATTGTCAGCCTGGAGATATATTAGAGTACGTACCATAA
- a CDS encoding AMP-binding protein, translating to MILDRVPLKPLWAPSRSVVEQSNLKKFQNWLFVKKGLYFRDYHDLWDWSVTDIEDFWESIWSFCDVKTHSLYWDVVVPDKKNWARTKWFTGATINYAEHIFRHKNANKPAFLYQNEGEPLREFSWKELEKHVATVATSLRHMGVSEGDNVMGILPNIPQAVIAFLAVHAIGAVWSISSPSTDVKTLSERAKVLAPKVVFVHHSVRQLPSLKHGTITVAVPSNDEASPWHTTDTWSSLLKMPSPPLEFTYVSFEHPLWASFSTNVPVFHTTGGILLEHLKLLTIHQNFKGSDRILWHTPSDTTTWQLSVSTLLTGATPVFYQGDGLQKGHLWESIDRNKINHFGCSTAFLATLKTSLPNFKFNSLQSITTYDAPLLAEEFEWVYQHVKKDVWLVGLSTHPYLGSSLVGGSPTLPVFAGETQCILLGCKSATFPDKSQLVRQPWSNDLLAQPLPSIPFAK from the coding sequence GTGATACTAGATCGTGTACCACTCAAACCCCTTTGGGCTCCTTCGCGCTCGGTTGTGGAGCAGTCCAACCTGAAAAAATTTCAGAACTGGTTATTTGTTAAGAAAGGACTGTATTTCCGTGATTACCACGACCTTTGGGATTGGTCAGTGACCGACATCGAGGATTTTTGGGAATCTATCTGGTCATTCTGTGATGTCAAAACCCATAGTTTGTATTGGGACGTTGTAGTGCCTGACAAAAAAAACTGGGCCAGAACCAAGTGGTTTACAGGCGCAACCATCAACTATGCCGAGCACATTTTTCGCCACAAAAACGCTAATAAACCCGCGTTTTTATACCAAAATGAAGGCGAACCATTGCGGGAATTTTCGTGGAAAGAACTCGAAAAACACGTTGCTACCGTTGCTACCTCCCTCCGACATATGGGCGTATCCGAGGGCGACAACGTCATGGGAATTTTGCCCAATATCCCTCAAGCGGTCATTGCTTTTTTAGCCGTTCATGCGATTGGAGCCGTTTGGTCGATTTCATCTCCTAGCACCGATGTAAAAACACTCAGCGAACGGGCCAAGGTTCTTGCGCCCAAAGTAGTGTTCGTGCATCATTCCGTGCGGCAATTACCCTCGCTCAAACACGGTACCATTACCGTTGCCGTACCCAGTAACGACGAAGCATCACCTTGGCACACAACTGACACGTGGAGTAGTTTACTAAAAATGCCTTCGCCTCCGCTCGAATTTACGTACGTTTCTTTCGAGCATCCGCTTTGGGCTTCGTTTTCAACCAACGTGCCCGTCTTTCATACTACTGGCGGAATACTTTTGGAACACCTCAAGCTGTTGACCATCCATCAAAATTTCAAAGGAAGTGATCGTATTTTGTGGCATACGCCTTCAGATACAACCACATGGCAGTTGTCGGTCAGTACGTTATTAACAGGCGCGACTCCCGTTTTTTACCAAGGAGATGGACTTCAAAAAGGGCATTTGTGGGAAAGCATCGACCGAAATAAAATCAACCACTTTGGCTGTTCTACGGCTTTTTTAGCAACACTCAAAACGTCATTACCCAACTTTAAATTTAACAGCCTACAGAGTATCACTACGTACGACGCGCCTCTATTGGCCGAAGAATTTGAATGGGTATATCAGCACGTGAAGAAAGATGTGTGGTTGGTAGGGTTGAGTACCCATCCTTACCTTGGTAGTAGTTTGGTAGGCGGTTCACCTACCTTGCCTGTGTTTGCTGGCGAAACACAATGTATACTTTTAGGCTGTAAATCAGCCACTTTTCCAGACAAAAGCCAGTTAGTTAGACAACCTTGGAGCAACGACCTACTGGCACAGCCGCTTCCATCAATTCCGTTTGCCAAGTAA
- a CDS encoding DPP IV N-terminal domain-containing protein, whose protein sequence is MRINYLLTSLLLIATAALAQTGDEKHLTNVKQLTFGGDNAEAYFSFDSKYVSFQSNNPKWGLQCDQIFYLDVTKGLKNPDERPQFISTGKGRTTCSYFMPDGKHILFGSTHLANDSCPPPIKPYLNKYLWAVYDTYDIFVSDLKGKVVKQLTTEKGYDAEATISPKGDKIVFTSTRNGDLDLYIMDIDGKNVKQITNQLGYDGGAFFSPDGKKLVFRSSRPKTDEEIAEYKKLLSMGLVAPTDMEIYTCNVDGSDLRQITKLGKANWAPYFTPKGDKIIFSSNHHSQRGYDFQLYLINLDGTGLERVTNNSIFNAFPMFSYDGKKLIFSSNRNNAPGSRDTNLYIADWVD, encoded by the coding sequence ATGAGAATCAACTACTTGCTAACATCGCTACTTCTTATCGCTACGGCTGCACTGGCACAAACGGGCGACGAAAAGCACCTCACCAACGTAAAACAGCTCACTTTCGGAGGCGATAACGCCGAAGCGTATTTTAGTTTTGATAGTAAATACGTTAGTTTTCAGTCAAATAACCCTAAATGGGGCTTGCAGTGCGACCAGATTTTTTACTTGGATGTGACCAAAGGGTTGAAAAATCCTGATGAGCGTCCGCAGTTTATAAGCACGGGAAAAGGCCGCACGACTTGTTCGTACTTCATGCCCGATGGCAAACACATTTTGTTTGGAAGTACGCACTTGGCCAACGATTCTTGCCCGCCTCCCATCAAACCGTATCTCAACAAATACCTTTGGGCGGTGTATGACACCTACGATATTTTTGTGTCGGATTTGAAAGGGAAAGTGGTGAAGCAATTGACTACCGAAAAAGGTTATGATGCCGAAGCAACGATTTCGCCCAAAGGTGATAAAATTGTTTTTACTTCGACCCGCAACGGCGACCTTGATTTGTACATCATGGACATCGACGGAAAGAACGTGAAACAAATCACAAATCAGCTTGGGTACGATGGTGGAGCATTTTTCTCACCCGATGGTAAAAAACTCGTTTTCCGCTCGTCGCGCCCAAAAACAGACGAAGAAATCGCTGAATACAAAAAACTGCTTTCGATGGGGTTGGTAGCACCGACCGACATGGAAATTTATACGTGCAACGTGGACGGTTCGGACTTGCGCCAAATCACAAAACTTGGCAAAGCCAATTGGGCACCTTACTTTACGCCGAAGGGTGATAAAATTATTTTCTCGTCGAACCACCATTCTCAACGGGGCTACGACTTCCAATTATACCTTATCAACCTCGACGGAACGGGCTTGGAACGGGTGACCAACAACAGTATTTTTAACGCTTTCCCGATGTTTTCGTACGATGGGAAGAAGTTGATTTTTAGTTCTAACCGTAATAATGCCCCAGGCTCTCGCGATACCAATTTGTACATCGCCGACTGGGTAGATTAA
- a CDS encoding HD family hydrolase: MISDQLLQQIEFIKEIDKLKYIQRKTKLLNSDRNENDTEHSWHLALMAIVLAEHANEPVDVLKVVKMVLIHDIVEIDAGDTFIYDTQKNHSNTDEERLAAQRIFGLLPQAQANELIAIWEEFEAGETKEAKFARSMDRLEPLLQNTSNNGGTWAEFGVPYEKVYQKKSVIKEGSTTIWNYAENVLNENVEKGILKKA; this comes from the coding sequence ATGATTTCTGACCAGTTATTACAGCAAATTGAGTTCATCAAGGAGATTGACAAACTCAAATACATCCAACGCAAAACGAAGCTACTCAACAGCGACCGAAACGAAAACGATACCGAACACAGTTGGCATTTGGCCCTGATGGCCATCGTTTTAGCCGAACACGCCAACGAACCTGTTGATGTGCTGAAGGTGGTTAAAATGGTGCTAATTCACGACATTGTTGAGATTGACGCAGGCGATACCTTTATCTATGACACCCAGAAAAATCACTCAAATACCGACGAAGAAAGGCTCGCTGCTCAACGGATTTTTGGGCTACTTCCCCAAGCGCAAGCCAACGAATTGATTGCGATTTGGGAAGAATTTGAGGCAGGCGAAACCAAAGAAGCCAAATTTGCCCGTTCCATGGATCGTTTAGAGCCTCTCCTCCAAAATACCTCCAACAACGGAGGAACTTGGGCAGAATTTGGCGTTCCTTATGAAAAAGTCTATCAAAAGAAATCGGTCATTAAAGAGGGTTCTACCACCATCTGGAACTACGCCGAAAACGTACTCAATGAAAACGTTGAGAAAGGAATTTTGAAGAAAGCGTGA
- a CDS encoding pseudouridine synthase — MKKDNKGAGKTPFYSKFVKSNQSSDNFDNASEPRRARPRLEKSSDKKSSEIPRRERSFDKPFEKRGDKPAFKKPFDKPFEKRGERSFDKPFEKRGERNFDKPFEKRGERSFDKPFEKRAERSFDKPFEKRGERSFDKPAFKKPFEKREERGERSFDKPFEKRGERSFDKPFEKRGDKPAFKKPFEKREERGERSFDKPFEKRGERSFDKPFEKRGERSFDKPFEKRGERSFDKPFEKRGRASEEGDKPEKRSRAEDGLRRRVGEYTEAPRYDLRKAEEKYIKKDAPAPKDDLIRLNKYIANAGLCSRREADGLIETGQITVNGKVINELGHKVNPGDIVKYGNRILNPEKMVYILVNKPKDYITTTDDPEGRHTVMELISGACQERVYPVGRLDRNTTGLLLLTNDGELAEKLMHPSNEINKIYQVELDKPITTEDFEKIKEGLELEDGFIKPDDLALVTPDAMVVGIEIHSGRNRIVRRVFESLGYEVIKLDRTVYAGLNKKDLPRGKWRFLNEKEVVRLKYLV; from the coding sequence ATGAAAAAAGACAATAAAGGCGCTGGGAAAACGCCGTTTTACAGTAAATTCGTAAAGTCGAATCAATCGTCAGATAATTTTGACAACGCTTCAGAACCTAGACGCGCAAGACCTCGTTTAGAAAAATCTTCCGACAAAAAGTCTAGTGAAATCCCTCGTCGCGAACGCAGCTTTGACAAACCGTTTGAAAAGCGCGGCGACAAACCAGCCTTCAAAAAGCCGTTTGATAAGCCATTTGAAAAACGCGGCGAACGTAGTTTTGATAAGCCATTTGAGAAACGCGGTGAACGTAATTTTGATAAACCGTTTGAGAAGCGCGGCGAACGTAGCTTTGACAAGCCATTTGAGAAACGTGCTGAACGTAGTTTTGACAAACCGTTTGAGAAACGCGGTGAACGTAGCTTCGACAAACCAGCCTTCAAAAAACCATTTGAAAAGCGAGAAGAGCGCGGCGAACGTAGCTTTGACAAGCCATTTGAGAAACGTGGTGAACGTAGTTTTGATAAACCATTTGAAAAACGCGGTGACAAACCAGCCTTCAAAAAACCATTTGAAAAGCGAGAAGAACGTGGCGAACGCAGTTTTGACAAGCCATTTGAAAAACGCGGCGAACGCAGTTTTGATAAGCCATTTGAGAAGCGTGGTGAACGTAGTTTTGACAAACCGTTTGAGAAACGCGGCGAACGTAGTTTTGACAAGCCATTCGAGAAACGTGGGCGGGCTTCAGAAGAAGGTGATAAGCCTGAAAAACGTAGCCGTGCCGAAGATGGGTTGCGCCGTCGGGTAGGGGAGTACACCGAAGCACCTCGTTATGACCTTCGCAAAGCAGAAGAAAAATACATAAAGAAAGACGCGCCAGCGCCAAAAGATGACTTGATTCGCCTTAACAAATACATCGCAAATGCGGGATTGTGTTCTCGTCGTGAAGCGGATGGATTGATTGAAACAGGGCAAATTACGGTCAACGGCAAGGTAATCAATGAGCTAGGGCACAAAGTAAACCCTGGCGATATTGTAAAGTACGGTAACCGTATCTTGAATCCTGAGAAAATGGTCTATATTTTGGTGAATAAACCAAAAGACTACATTACAACGACTGACGATCCAGAAGGTCGCCATACGGTGATGGAACTGATTTCGGGAGCGTGCCAGGAGCGTGTGTATCCTGTGGGCCGTTTGGACCGTAACACAACGGGCTTGTTGTTGTTGACAAACGACGGAGAATTGGCTGAAAAACTGATGCACCCTTCGAACGAAATCAATAAGATTTACCAAGTTGAGTTAGACAAACCCATCACGACCGAAGATTTTGAAAAAATCAAAGAAGGTTTGGAGTTAGAAGATGGATTCATCAAACCCGACGATTTAGCACTTGTTACGCCCGATGCGATGGTCGTAGGCATTGAGATTCACAGTGGCCGCAATCGTATTGTTCGTCGTGTGTTTGAAAGTCTTGGTTATGAGGTGATTAAGCTTGATAGGACAGTCTATGCAGGGCTAAACAAAAAAGACCTCCCACGTGGCAAATGGCGCTTCTTGAACGAAAAAGAAGTAGTGCGTTTGAAATACTTAGTGTAA
- a CDS encoding DUF2975 domain-containing protein gives MKTQKILLWLIMAFVVIDFASYFMPALKGVNAGGNGAGVWLFKMGKIACSFTVGWCIFRLRQLYLQHQFFTEKATLFLRWVAYLVIGIAIVGSFEYAFRQLQSIEGLYTGRIPSSVAWPVAVRAFFAHFLVHEPIPIFLGLCMLLVTDFVQKAIVVKSENESFI, from the coding sequence ATGAAAACACAAAAAATTCTTCTTTGGTTAATCATGGCGTTTGTGGTGATTGACTTTGCATCTTATTTTATGCCAGCACTCAAAGGAGTGAACGCGGGAGGGAATGGAGCAGGGGTATGGCTCTTCAAAATGGGAAAAATAGCCTGTTCTTTCACCGTAGGTTGGTGTATTTTCCGCCTTCGACAATTGTATTTACAGCATCAGTTTTTTACGGAAAAAGCCACGCTTTTCCTACGTTGGGTCGCTTATTTGGTCATTGGAATCGCCATTGTTGGCTCATTTGAATATGCTTTCAGGCAGCTACAATCCATCGAAGGTTTATATACAGGGAGGATTCCTTCGTCGGTAGCTTGGCCAGTAGCAGTGCGGGCTTTTTTTGCCCACTTTCTAGTACACGAGCCTATTCCGATTTTCTTGGGATTGTGTATGTTGTTAGTGACTGATTTTGTCCAAAAAGCCATTGTTGTCAAATCAGAAAACGAATCATTTATCTAA
- a CDS encoding helix-turn-helix domain-containing protein encodes MPLRIDFFAIVILLGVVQGILLGGLFLTGLRAKSVANRMMGWVMLAFSAAILEVFLCYSNYQFQTLWADNFAEPTNFLLALLPFFFVYARLHGRLPRHYGWHLLPFAFWCLYSFFWQHQPLDYKYNSYLDAWHPELPFRAVTLWHSEDPLHIREYVNDFTLVSILSYLGLSFREIVLAFRQHQLPFFTLKSVAPFTQLRNLTLLSCLFPMLFIGVKLTFEEDLGDYLLGSLVTFYVYVTSYLVMSHSVLFQVENLENEPKKKYEKSSLSEDHGELILQKLQQLLETEKPYLDNDFTLPKLAQRLSVSPHHLSQVLNDRLQQSFFDWLAYHRVQEAKRLLSNPAFSHLKIDEIAERVGYNSTSAFHTAFKRFAGKTPAQFRNQEKL; translated from the coding sequence ATGCCCCTCCGCATCGACTTTTTTGCGATTGTTATTCTCCTTGGTGTCGTTCAGGGCATTTTGCTGGGGGGACTTTTTCTGACAGGTCTGCGGGCTAAGTCAGTGGCTAATCGCATGATGGGATGGGTGATGTTGGCTTTTTCTGCGGCTATTTTAGAAGTCTTTTTGTGCTATTCCAACTACCAATTTCAAACCCTTTGGGCCGATAATTTTGCCGAACCTACCAATTTTTTATTAGCCCTCTTACCCTTCTTCTTTGTGTATGCTCGGCTTCACGGGCGGCTTCCTCGTCACTACGGCTGGCACCTTCTACCGTTTGCCTTTTGGTGTCTCTACTCCTTTTTTTGGCAACACCAACCGCTTGATTATAAGTACAATTCGTACCTTGATGCTTGGCATCCCGAATTACCATTTCGAGCCGTTACACTGTGGCATTCCGAAGACCCGCTACACATTCGCGAATACGTCAACGATTTTACGTTGGTCAGTATATTGTCGTATTTGGGGCTTAGTTTCAGAGAAATCGTGCTGGCTTTCCGCCAACATCAGCTGCCTTTTTTCACCTTGAAAAGCGTAGCTCCTTTTACCCAACTTCGGAACCTTACGCTGCTGTCTTGCCTTTTTCCAATGTTATTTATTGGGGTTAAACTGACATTTGAAGAAGATTTGGGCGATTATTTGCTGGGAAGCTTGGTCACGTTTTATGTTTATGTAACCAGCTACCTTGTGATGAGTCATTCGGTATTGTTTCAAGTTGAAAACCTCGAAAATGAACCAAAGAAAAAGTACGAAAAATCATCGCTTTCGGAAGACCACGGGGAGTTGATTTTGCAAAAACTACAACAGCTACTCGAAACCGAAAAACCTTATCTTGACAACGATTTTACTTTACCCAAACTAGCACAGCGTCTGTCGGTTTCACCACATCATTTATCCCAAGTCCTCAACGACCGACTCCAGCAAAGTTTTTTTGATTGGCTCGCCTACCACCGCGTCCAAGAAGCCAAACGTTTGCTTTCTAATCCTGCCTTTTCCCACCTCAAAATCGACGAAATTGCTGAGCGCGTGGGCTATAATTCCACTTCTGCTTTTCACACGGCTTTCAAGCGTTTTGCGGGCAAAACCCCTGCTCAGTTTCGGAATCAAGAGAAATTATAA
- a CDS encoding TlpA disulfide reductase family protein yields MRTFLFCFFLASSLATFSQNVSIRGKIKNPVSRFLELQLYPFAQQGIQKQLVLNESNEFEFTTTLTDVAYFKLIFNTGASNDDEGRLAWCIIEPNDAIFMEFDALDFWQTVRYSGSAAPKFNYHKEDYIETTKKLQWETTAKARLAKSKEAFFRYLLEIEKQKLKILDSYKEQVSTAFFTMAQAGIKSDIFGTVVRALYQEAQAKKIETTDALIPKAYRAHFTEVSPSQDNFSLKASNYGHHLLYLFMLKYPTANIPYGETEAYFEVNQAKFTPAFVEMLTADFLLQEIGYKGMNDEINKKVKSFENRYPNSVFRTEINQRLIEKEIFAIGKPALSFSLRDTAGRTVQLADFKGKVIYLDFWASWCGPCIAEMTPAKKIKKHFKDQPDLVFLYISLDKKESDWHKAITKYQIEGTHLRDDITAEESVANTYDPGAIPSSFVIGRNHTFHAIQPPAPSKNEGKDLIKILEEALYKK; encoded by the coding sequence ATGCGAACTTTCCTCTTCTGCTTTTTTCTGGCTAGTAGCCTCGCGACTTTTTCGCAAAATGTCTCAATTCGAGGCAAAATCAAGAATCCTGTGTCGCGTTTTTTAGAGCTTCAACTCTATCCTTTTGCCCAGCAAGGTATTCAAAAACAGTTGGTTTTAAATGAAAGTAATGAGTTTGAATTTACCACTACTCTGACAGATGTCGCTTATTTTAAACTGATTTTCAATACTGGTGCGTCAAACGATGACGAGGGTAGATTGGCATGGTGCATTATAGAGCCCAATGACGCTATTTTTATGGAGTTTGATGCGTTGGATTTTTGGCAAACAGTCCGTTATTCGGGAAGTGCTGCCCCCAAATTTAACTACCATAAAGAGGACTATATTGAAACAACAAAAAAGCTCCAGTGGGAAACCACTGCCAAGGCTAGATTAGCTAAGTCGAAAGAAGCGTTTTTCCGTTATTTGTTGGAGATTGAAAAACAAAAACTCAAGATCCTTGACTCGTACAAAGAACAAGTATCGACCGCTTTTTTTACAATGGCTCAAGCGGGTATTAAATCAGATATATTTGGTACCGTTGTTCGAGCACTTTACCAAGAAGCACAGGCTAAAAAGATTGAAACTACAGACGCACTCATTCCTAAGGCGTATCGGGCTCATTTTACTGAGGTTTCGCCTTCTCAGGACAATTTTTCGTTGAAGGCTTCCAATTATGGGCATCACTTGCTCTATTTATTTATGCTCAAGTACCCAACCGCCAATATTCCTTACGGGGAAACGGAAGCCTATTTTGAGGTAAACCAAGCAAAGTTTACTCCCGCTTTTGTGGAAATGTTGACGGCCGATTTTCTCTTGCAAGAAATTGGATACAAAGGGATGAACGACGAAATAAATAAGAAGGTGAAGAGTTTTGAAAATAGGTATCCCAATAGCGTATTTCGAACCGAAATCAATCAAAGGTTGATTGAGAAAGAAATCTTTGCCATTGGCAAACCTGCTTTGTCCTTTTCACTTCGAGATACTGCAGGTCGTACGGTGCAGCTGGCTGATTTTAAGGGGAAAGTGATTTATCTCGACTTTTGGGCGAGTTGGTGCGGGCCGTGTATTGCCGAAATGACACCAGCAAAAAAGATAAAAAAGCACTTCAAAGACCAACCTGATTTGGTGTTTCTGTACATTTCGTTGGATAAGAAAGAGAGTGACTGGCACAAAGCCATTACTAAATACCAAATTGAAGGTACTCACTTGCGGGATGACATCACAGCTGAAGAAAGCGTAGCAAATACCTATGATCCAGGTGCCATTCCGTCGTCTTTTGTTATTGGCAGAAATCACACCTTCCACGCCATTCAGCCGCCAGCACCGAGCAAAAACGAAGGAAAGGATTTGATAAAAATATTGGAAGAGGCTTTGTATAAGAAGTAA
- a CDS encoding NAD(P)/FAD-dependent oxidoreductase, protein MKIIILGAGMTGLSAARVLTQNGHEVTLLDKGRGVGGRMSTRKIELAKADHGAQYFSAKSPEFRLFIDELITEKIISEWQVPQRENVRYIGTAGMNTIPKFMAASLNIQLNEKAIHLHSQSVETESGNQYPFDALISTIPIPQATELFQRSQTVLSEADQRVLASIEYDPCIAVLATLNTPTTIEGGGLLLENQPVAWTADNFQKGISSVPSVTLHASVNYSQAHFEDNLQEVGKDLLASVSDWIAPESIEQVQVHRWRYSLARQRHPHSFYKLEHAPVYLAGDAFGIGNVEGAFLSGLEVGKQFD, encoded by the coding sequence TTGAAAATAATCATCTTAGGCGCAGGCATGACGGGCCTCTCAGCCGCCCGAGTTTTGACTCAAAATGGCCACGAAGTAACGCTACTCGACAAAGGGCGCGGCGTAGGCGGTCGGATGTCAACCCGTAAAATTGAACTTGCCAAAGCTGACCACGGCGCGCAGTATTTTTCGGCTAAATCGCCCGAATTTCGTCTTTTTATTGATGAACTTATTACCGAAAAAATCATTTCGGAATGGCAAGTTCCTCAGCGCGAAAATGTGCGTTATATCGGGACAGCAGGGATGAACACCATTCCAAAATTCATGGCTGCTTCGTTGAATATTCAACTAAACGAAAAAGCCATCCATCTTCATTCTCAATCGGTTGAAACTGAATCGGGCAACCAATACCCTTTCGATGCGCTTATCTCAACGATCCCCATTCCACAAGCTACTGAGCTTTTTCAACGTTCACAAACAGTACTTTCGGAGGCTGACCAACGCGTTTTGGCTTCCATCGAATATGACCCTTGCATTGCCGTTTTGGCTACGTTGAACACGCCTACCACGATTGAAGGCGGTGGATTACTTTTGGAAAACCAACCCGTCGCGTGGACAGCCGATAACTTCCAAAAAGGCATTTCTTCCGTTCCTTCGGTCACATTACACGCCTCTGTCAACTACAGTCAGGCACACTTTGAAGATAATTTGCAAGAAGTAGGTAAAGATTTACTGGCCTCCGTCAGCGACTGGATTGCGCCTGAATCCATCGAACAAGTTCAAGTACATCGCTGGCGCTACAGCCTCGCCCGTCAGCGCCACCCCCATTCTTTTTACAAACTCGAACACGCTCCCGTTTACTTGGCGGGCGACGCGTTTGGGATTGGCAACGTCGAAGGAGCGTTTTTGTCGGGGCTTGAAGTGGGAAAGCAGTTTGACTAG